The proteins below are encoded in one region of Microbacterium pygmaeum:
- the cmk gene encoding (d)CMP kinase, with product MPRRDVTVVAIDGPAGSGKSSVATQVARRLGFGYLDTGAAYRALAWHALDHGIDTSDSTAVLDVSGDFDYTISLDPDDNRVRVGDVDVTAAIREPRVTDAVSGIARVPAVRQTLTALFRSLVSESDRPGVVVEGRDITTVVAPDAPVRILLTADPAVRAARRSSELVDQDASVVAAALHRRDASDSSVVDFLTAAPGVTVVDSTDLDFTQTVDAVLDVVRTALSTQTGAHHGR from the coding sequence ATGCCGCGACGCGACGTGACCGTGGTGGCCATCGACGGCCCCGCCGGCAGCGGCAAGTCCAGCGTCGCCACCCAGGTCGCGCGCCGGCTCGGTTTCGGTTACCTCGACACCGGTGCCGCCTACCGCGCGCTCGCCTGGCATGCCCTGGACCACGGTATCGACACATCGGATTCGACTGCAGTGCTCGATGTCAGCGGCGACTTCGACTACACGATCTCGTTGGACCCCGACGACAATCGGGTGCGCGTCGGGGATGTCGATGTCACCGCGGCGATCCGCGAGCCGCGCGTGACCGACGCCGTGAGCGGCATCGCCCGGGTGCCGGCCGTGCGCCAAACACTCACCGCGCTGTTCCGCTCGCTGGTCTCGGAGTCCGACCGACCTGGCGTCGTCGTCGAGGGCCGCGACATCACCACCGTCGTCGCGCCGGACGCGCCGGTGCGCATCCTGCTGACCGCCGACCCGGCCGTGCGGGCGGCGCGGCGCAGTTCCGAACTCGTCGACCAGGACGCCTCAGTGGTGGCCGCCGCGCTGCACCGCCGCGACGCATCCGATTCCTCGGTCGTGGACTTCCTCACCGCCGCACCCGGCGTCACGGTCGTCGATTCGACCGACCTCGATTTCACACAGACCGTCGATGCCGTCCTGGACGTCGTCCGAACGGCTCTTTCCACACAGACAGGAGCGCATCATGGGCGCTGA
- a CDS encoding ParA family protein, with translation MGKSGVSVAGSKRGATKTSDDGTVLGPTGRPYHGFPTPPPLDGHGPARIISLCNQKGGVGKTTTTINLAAALAVYGRKVLAVDFDPQGALSAGLGIQTHDVPTIYDLLLDTKRDPKEVIVSTSVEGLDILPANIDLSAAEVHLVNEVARETILARVLRKVAPDYDVILIDCQPSLGLLTVNALTASHGVVIPLECEFFALRGVALLIETIDKVRDRLNPTIELDGVLATMYDPRTLHSREVLERVVEAFGDDVLETVIGRTVKFPDASVSGMPITEFAPEHAAAQAYLRLARELVARGAVA, from the coding sequence ATGGGAAAGTCAGGAGTGTCGGTGGCGGGCAGCAAGCGGGGCGCGACGAAGACCTCTGACGACGGCACCGTCCTGGGTCCGACGGGGCGTCCGTACCACGGCTTCCCTACGCCGCCGCCGCTGGACGGTCACGGGCCGGCGCGCATCATCTCGCTCTGCAACCAGAAGGGCGGCGTCGGCAAGACGACGACGACCATCAACCTCGCCGCCGCGCTCGCCGTCTACGGCCGGAAGGTCCTTGCGGTCGATTTCGACCCGCAGGGCGCGCTCTCCGCGGGTCTGGGCATCCAGACCCACGATGTGCCCACGATCTACGACCTCCTCCTGGACACCAAGCGCGATCCGAAGGAGGTCATCGTCTCCACCTCCGTGGAGGGGCTGGACATCCTGCCGGCGAACATCGATCTCTCAGCCGCCGAGGTGCATCTGGTCAACGAGGTCGCCCGCGAGACGATCCTCGCCCGGGTGCTCCGGAAGGTCGCCCCCGATTACGACGTCATCCTGATCGACTGCCAGCCGTCGCTGGGGCTGCTGACCGTCAACGCGCTCACCGCCAGCCACGGCGTGGTGATTCCGCTGGAATGCGAGTTCTTCGCGCTGCGGGGCGTCGCGCTGCTGATCGAGACGATCGACAAGGTCCGCGATCGGCTCAACCCCACCATCGAATTGGACGGGGTGCTGGCCACGATGTACGACCCGCGCACCCTGCACTCGCGCGAGGTGCTCGAGCGCGTCGTCGAGGCGTTCGGGGACGATGTGCTCGAGACGGTGATCGGCCGGACGGTGAAGTTCCCGGACGCGTCGGTCTCGGGCATGCCCATCACGGAATTCGCGCCCGAGCACGCGGCCGCGCAGGCATATCTGCGACTGGCGCGAGAGCTGGTCGCTCGTGGTGCCGTCGCCTGA
- a CDS encoding prephenate dehydrogenase, with translation MSESTDTRARPANPLAARVHGPVRIVGAGLLGSSVGHALSARGIDVILDDSSPSQLRLAIDYGAGRAARSDDAPALVVVAVPPDVTADVVERELAMYPDAVVTDVASVKLEPLRTLRERGIDLTHYIGSHPMAGRERGGAISARADIFVGRPWVVCRDEETSAADLALVEALALDVGATPIEMTPEDHDRSVALVSHVPQLVASLLAGRFLDAQDASLRLAGQGVRDTTRIAASAPELWVQILGANAEPVVDVLDALAVDLSAVADALRAPEAPGSRRAVADTIRRGNDGVERLPGKHGQNRRFDQFVVMVDDTPGQLGRLFGDFGELEVNVEDLRLEHSPGAQFGLAEVSVDPTALRRAVEGLQERGWKIASTTND, from the coding sequence GTGAGCGAATCCACCGACACGCGCGCGCGTCCGGCGAACCCGCTCGCCGCACGCGTGCACGGTCCGGTGCGCATCGTCGGCGCCGGGCTCCTCGGATCCAGCGTCGGTCACGCGTTGAGCGCCCGGGGCATCGACGTCATCCTCGATGACAGCTCGCCGTCGCAGCTGCGGCTGGCCATCGACTACGGCGCTGGTCGTGCAGCGCGCTCCGACGACGCGCCGGCACTCGTGGTCGTCGCCGTGCCGCCGGACGTGACCGCCGACGTCGTCGAGCGCGAACTTGCGATGTACCCGGACGCGGTCGTCACCGATGTGGCCAGCGTGAAGCTCGAGCCGTTGCGGACCCTGCGGGAACGCGGCATCGACCTGACGCACTACATCGGCTCGCATCCGATGGCAGGTCGCGAACGCGGCGGCGCGATCTCCGCGCGTGCGGACATCTTCGTCGGGCGGCCGTGGGTGGTCTGCCGCGACGAGGAGACCTCTGCGGCGGACCTGGCGCTGGTCGAGGCGCTCGCCCTGGACGTGGGTGCCACACCGATCGAGATGACACCGGAGGACCACGACCGCTCCGTCGCCCTCGTCTCGCACGTGCCGCAGCTGGTGGCGAGCCTGCTGGCCGGTCGCTTCCTCGACGCCCAGGACGCCTCGCTGCGCCTGGCCGGTCAAGGGGTGCGAGACACGACGCGCATCGCGGCATCCGCTCCGGAACTGTGGGTCCAGATCCTCGGTGCGAACGCCGAACCCGTCGTCGACGTGCTCGACGCGCTCGCGGTCGATCTGAGCGCCGTCGCCGACGCTCTGCGCGCACCCGAGGCGCCAGGGTCGCGTCGGGCGGTTGCCGATACCATCCGCCGCGGGAACGACGGTGTCGAGCGTCTGCCCGGCAAGCACGGGCAGAATCGTCGATTCGACCAGTTCGTCGTCATGGTGGATGACACTCCCGGCCAGCTCGGGCGTCTGTTCGGCGACTTCGGCGAACTCGAGGTGAACGTCGAAGATCTGCGACTCGAGCACTCTCCGGGCGCGCAGTTCGGCCTCGCTGAGGTCAGCGTCGACCCCACTGCGCTCCGCCGAGCCGTCGAGGGACTCCAGGAACGCGGCTGGAAGATTGCGAGCACCACCAATGACTAG
- a CDS encoding pseudouridine synthase, whose product MSPSTNAQDGWGGQRPADGVRLQKVLAAAGVASRRVVEDMIVAGRIRVNGEVVTELGTRIDPERDLVDVDGTAVQLDASKRYVVLNKPRGVVSSMRDEHGRPDLREFTDAWEERLYNVGRLDADTSGLLVLTNDGELAHVLAHPSFGVTKVYVAKVEGRVSAQTIATLTRGVELEDGVIAADKARLLSSSDGGGGSLVELTLHSGRNRIVRRMMAAVGHPVIELVRRQFGPLHLGTLPVGRARELTKVERGDLLTLARGATDESPPATDPGLFPQENE is encoded by the coding sequence ATGAGCCCCTCCACGAACGCACAGGACGGCTGGGGCGGGCAGCGACCGGCGGACGGGGTGCGCCTGCAGAAGGTGCTCGCCGCAGCCGGGGTGGCCTCGCGCCGCGTCGTCGAGGACATGATCGTCGCCGGCCGCATCCGCGTGAACGGTGAGGTGGTCACGGAGCTGGGGACGCGGATCGACCCCGAGCGCGACCTCGTCGACGTCGACGGCACCGCCGTCCAGCTCGATGCCTCGAAACGGTACGTGGTCCTCAACAAGCCGCGTGGTGTCGTCAGCTCGATGCGCGATGAGCACGGCCGGCCCGATCTTCGCGAGTTCACCGACGCGTGGGAGGAGCGGCTCTACAACGTCGGGCGATTGGATGCCGACACCAGCGGCCTGCTCGTGCTGACCAACGACGGGGAGCTCGCCCACGTGCTGGCGCACCCCTCGTTCGGCGTGACCAAGGTCTACGTCGCCAAGGTGGAGGGGCGCGTGTCGGCCCAGACCATCGCGACGCTCACCCGCGGCGTCGAGCTGGAGGACGGGGTCATCGCGGCGGACAAGGCGCGGCTGCTCTCCTCCTCGGACGGCGGGGGAGGGTCGCTGGTGGAGCTGACCCTGCACTCCGGGCGCAACCGCATCGTGCGGCGCATGATGGCGGCGGTCGGACATCCTGTGATCGAGCTCGTCCGTCGGCAATTCGGCCCGCTGCACCTGGGAACCCTCCCAGTGGGGCGGGCTCGCGAGTTGACTAAGGTGGAGCGAGGCGATCTGCTGACTCTCGCGCGCGGCGCGACGGACGAGTCACCGCCCGCGACCGATCCCGGTCTTTTCCCGCAGGAGAACGAGTGA
- a CDS encoding GNAT family N-acetyltransferase: MDCELDDAPARLQRDVIWGWLSTDAYWGRWRSRADIDAQIDSSWRIVGAYRSDTGEQVGFARATSDGVGFAYLADVFVLDAHRGHSLGKRLMSLMIDDGPGRDFRWVLFTADAHGLYEQFGFAAPDHTAMVRPPAKPAIG, from the coding sequence ATGGATTGCGAGCTCGACGACGCTCCCGCGCGCCTGCAACGCGACGTCATCTGGGGATGGCTGTCCACGGATGCCTACTGGGGTCGCTGGCGCTCCCGCGCCGATATCGATGCGCAGATCGACTCGTCGTGGCGCATCGTGGGGGCATACCGGTCCGACACAGGCGAACAGGTGGGGTTCGCGAGGGCCACCTCGGACGGGGTCGGCTTCGCCTATCTCGCGGACGTGTTCGTCCTCGACGCGCACCGGGGGCACAGCCTCGGCAAGCGGCTTATGTCGCTCATGATCGATGACGGTCCCGGTCGGGATTTCCGCTGGGTGCTCTTCACCGCAGACGCGCACGGCCTGTACGAGCAGTTCGGTTTCGCCGCGCCCGATCACACCGCAATGGTGCGGCCGCCCGCCAAGCCGGCGATCGGCTAG
- a CDS encoding segregation and condensation protein A — protein MVPSPEPSQDPFRVSLGVFDGPFDLLLTLLSKHELDITEVSLSAVTQEFIAYLRELDPDEEMEQASEFLVVAATLLDMKVAGLLPQGELVDAESVALLEARDLLFARLLQYRAFKEVSAWFARGLQAEDRRHARSVRLDERYRQAVPELVWTLSLDDFAALAILAMTPREVPHVGLDHLHAPLVSIREQAAIVVTMLRGAGSLSFRELVAGATQPGVVVARFLSVLELYRHAALSFEQLEPLGELTLRWTAHRWSDENLASLGADYDR, from the coding sequence GTGGTGCCGTCGCCTGAGCCGTCCCAGGATCCGTTCCGCGTCTCGCTCGGCGTCTTCGACGGACCGTTCGATCTGCTGCTGACACTGCTGTCCAAGCACGAGCTGGACATCACCGAGGTCTCCCTCAGCGCGGTGACACAAGAGTTCATCGCGTACCTGCGCGAACTCGATCCGGACGAGGAGATGGAGCAGGCTTCCGAGTTCCTGGTGGTGGCCGCCACCCTGCTGGACATGAAGGTCGCCGGGCTCCTCCCGCAGGGCGAGCTGGTGGATGCGGAATCCGTCGCGCTGCTCGAGGCCCGCGACCTGCTCTTCGCGCGCCTGCTGCAGTATCGCGCCTTCAAAGAGGTGTCCGCCTGGTTCGCACGGGGACTCCAGGCCGAAGACCGCCGGCACGCGCGGTCGGTGCGGCTCGACGAGCGTTACCGCCAGGCCGTCCCCGAACTGGTGTGGACGCTCTCACTCGACGACTTCGCCGCGCTCGCGATCCTCGCGATGACACCGCGGGAGGTTCCGCACGTGGGCCTGGATCACCTGCACGCGCCGCTCGTGAGCATCCGCGAGCAGGCGGCGATCGTCGTCACGATGCTGCGGGGCGCGGGATCCCTCAGCTTCCGGGAGCTCGTCGCCGGCGCGACCCAACCCGGTGTCGTGGTCGCGCGGTTCCTGTCGGTGCTGGAGCTGTACCGCCACGCGGCGCTGTCGTTCGAGCAGCTCGAGCCGCTCGGTGAACTGACGCTGCGCTGGACCGCCCACCGGTGGTCTGATGAGAATCTCGCGAGTTTGGGAGCCGACTATGACCGATGA
- the xerD gene encoding site-specific tyrosine recombinase XerD has product MRLDRAVDAYLRHISVERGLSAHTVSAYRRDLDGYVQWLRAQGIQDTTEITVELVTGFAAERASAEPPPAASSLARLQSSVRGLHRFLTREGIETEDPSGRLRPPKAPQRLPKALTITQVEQLLDSSGPPPGTDAPTELIGLRDRALLELLYATGARVSEVVQLDVDDLAHGDVVRVRGKGSKERIIPVGSFARIALEAYLTRARPQLSRRGRATPRLFLGARGAPLSRQSAWLIIQQAAERAQLSAHVSPHTLRHSFATHLLQGGADVRVVQELLGHASVATTQIYTHVSVDALRDVYATSHPRAR; this is encoded by the coding sequence ATGCGGCTGGATCGAGCGGTCGACGCATACCTGCGGCACATCTCGGTCGAACGCGGCCTGTCCGCTCACACGGTCTCGGCGTACCGACGCGACCTGGACGGCTACGTGCAGTGGCTTCGCGCGCAGGGGATCCAGGACACCACCGAGATCACGGTGGAACTGGTCACCGGATTCGCGGCCGAGCGGGCATCCGCCGAGCCGCCGCCCGCGGCATCCAGCCTCGCGCGTCTGCAGTCATCCGTCCGCGGACTGCATCGCTTCCTCACGCGTGAGGGGATCGAGACCGAGGATCCCTCCGGCCGCCTTCGTCCGCCGAAGGCCCCCCAGCGACTGCCGAAGGCGCTGACGATCACGCAGGTCGAGCAGCTGCTGGATTCGTCAGGACCACCGCCGGGGACGGATGCGCCCACCGAGCTCATCGGGCTCCGCGACCGGGCCCTGCTCGAGCTGCTGTACGCCACCGGCGCACGCGTTTCAGAGGTCGTCCAGCTCGATGTCGACGACCTCGCGCACGGCGACGTCGTGCGTGTGCGCGGCAAAGGCTCCAAGGAGCGCATCATCCCGGTGGGGTCATTCGCCCGCATCGCGCTGGAGGCGTACCTCACCCGCGCGCGCCCGCAGCTGTCCCGCCGCGGGCGCGCGACGCCCCGTCTGTTCCTCGGCGCGCGCGGCGCACCCCTGTCCCGCCAGAGCGCGTGGCTGATCATCCAGCAGGCCGCCGAACGGGCGCAGCTCAGCGCCCACGTCTCTCCGCACACGCTGCGTCACTCCTTCGCCACCCATCTGCTTCAGGGCGGGGCAGACGTCCGCGTGGTGCAGGAGCTGCTGGGCCATGCCTCCGTCGCCACGACCCAGATCTACACCCACGTCTCGGTGGACGCCCTCCGCGACGTCTACGCCACGTCGCATCCGCGAGCGCGCTGA
- the scpB gene encoding SMC-Scp complex subunit ScpB: protein MTDDVARRLEAILLIVEEPQSLVSLATAVGAPVAAVRQAIEGLVDDYDGRSGGPRRGFELREVGGGWRLYVRAEHDDVVTEFVNTQAPSRLSQAALETLAVIAYKQPVTRGQVAAIRAVNVDSVVRTLLARGLITEAFTDAETGAINYATTDALLVNLGINSLDELPHISPLLDDGADGFEEVLRG, encoded by the coding sequence ATGACCGATGATGTGGCCAGACGGCTGGAGGCGATCCTGTTGATCGTCGAAGAGCCCCAGAGCCTGGTGAGCCTGGCGACGGCGGTCGGCGCACCCGTGGCAGCGGTGCGGCAGGCGATCGAAGGCTTGGTGGATGACTATGACGGGCGGAGTGGGGGACCCCGTCGCGGGTTCGAGTTGCGCGAGGTCGGCGGAGGCTGGCGGCTCTACGTGCGTGCCGAGCACGACGACGTGGTCACCGAGTTCGTGAACACGCAGGCGCCGTCACGGCTCTCCCAGGCTGCGCTGGAGACGCTGGCCGTCATCGCCTACAAGCAGCCGGTGACGCGTGGCCAGGTGGCGGCCATCCGCGCGGTCAACGTCGATTCCGTCGTTCGGACGCTGCTGGCCCGTGGCCTCATCACCGAAGCCTTCACGGACGCTGAGACCGGCGCCATCAACTACGCCACCACCGACGCCCTGCTGGTCAACCTGGGGATCAACTCGCTGGATGAGCTGCCGCACATCTCGCCGCTGCTGGATGACGGCGCCGACGGTTTCGAGGAGGTGCTGCGCGGATGA
- a CDS encoding NUDIX domain-containing protein: MTIEPPAPGESRRPSGPRDPGDAWVVAPGGERYWGRFGAAGLLALDPERGVLLQHRVSWSHFGDTWALPGGARHEGESATAGALREAAEEAGVPDAAVRPRLMSVLDLGYWSYATLVADVIRPFEPTISDPESRELAWVPIDEVESKPLHPGFAASWAQLRSTLGLRPAIVVDAANVVGSVPDGWWKDRAGAAASLVGRITALAAIGVPGELLGLGEDTWFPEWIVVVEGGARGVASTAGVQVADAPGSGDDTIVTEVRRLVTGDRRVCVVSSDRELGRRVTEAGATVHGTRWLRDQLS, translated from the coding sequence GTGACGATCGAGCCCCCCGCACCAGGTGAGTCGCGCCGCCCGAGCGGGCCGCGCGACCCCGGTGACGCCTGGGTGGTCGCACCGGGCGGGGAGCGGTACTGGGGGCGCTTCGGCGCCGCGGGGCTGCTCGCCCTCGACCCCGAGCGCGGCGTGCTGCTGCAGCATCGCGTGTCGTGGTCGCACTTCGGCGACACGTGGGCGCTGCCCGGCGGAGCGCGGCACGAGGGCGAGTCGGCAACGGCGGGCGCGCTGCGCGAAGCGGCGGAGGAGGCGGGAGTTCCGGATGCCGCGGTCCGACCGCGTCTGATGAGTGTCCTCGACCTCGGCTACTGGTCCTATGCCACCCTCGTCGCCGACGTGATCCGCCCGTTCGAGCCCACCATCAGCGATCCCGAGAGCCGCGAGCTGGCATGGGTGCCGATCGACGAGGTCGAGTCCAAGCCGCTGCATCCGGGCTTCGCCGCGTCGTGGGCTCAGCTCCGCTCCACGCTGGGGCTCCGGCCGGCGATCGTCGTTGACGCGGCGAACGTGGTCGGCTCGGTCCCCGACGGATGGTGGAAGGACCGCGCCGGCGCGGCGGCGAGCCTCGTCGGGAGGATCACGGCGCTGGCGGCGATCGGCGTGCCGGGAGAGCTGCTCGGGCTCGGCGAGGACACGTGGTTCCCGGAGTGGATCGTCGTGGTCGAAGGCGGCGCGCGAGGCGTCGCCTCCACCGCCGGTGTGCAGGTCGCGGATGCACCGGGGTCCGGCGACGACACGATCGTGACCGAGGTCCGGCGGCTCGTCACAGGCGACCGGCGGGTCTGCGTCGTCTCCAGCGACCGGGAGCTCGGCCGCCGGGTCACCGAGGCGGGCGCAACCGTGCACGGCACCCGGTGGCTGCGGGATCAGCTGTCCTGA
- a CDS encoding NUDIX domain-containing protein — translation MTDLRDEPVAFEVLDSELVYRGRVWDVRSDTVRYRDGEIVRQYVDHPGAAAIVAMDEDERVLLIQQYRHPIRHRDWEIPAGLLDVAEESPLETARRELAEEVDLEAADWMPLVSIFTTPGGNDEVVHLFLARGLSPRADVHARSEEEADIRIEWVALTDAVTGVMEGRLRNGILATGVLAAAEHLRRSRA, via the coding sequence ATGACTGACCTGCGCGACGAACCCGTCGCCTTCGAGGTCCTGGACAGCGAGCTCGTCTACCGGGGGCGGGTGTGGGACGTCCGCAGCGACACCGTCCGCTATCGCGACGGCGAGATCGTCCGTCAGTACGTCGACCACCCGGGTGCGGCGGCGATCGTCGCGATGGACGAGGACGAACGGGTGCTCCTGATCCAGCAGTACCGGCATCCGATCCGCCACCGTGACTGGGAGATCCCCGCGGGTCTGCTCGATGTCGCCGAGGAGAGCCCGCTGGAGACGGCGCGTCGCGAACTCGCGGAGGAGGTCGACCTGGAGGCCGCGGACTGGATGCCGCTGGTCAGCATCTTCACGACGCCCGGCGGGAACGATGAGGTGGTCCACTTGTTCCTCGCGCGCGGGCTGTCACCACGCGCCGACGTGCACGCCCGGTCCGAGGAGGAGGCCGACATCCGGATCGAATGGGTGGCGCTGACGGATGCCGTCACCGGCGTCATGGAGGGCCGGCTGCGCAACGGCATCCTGGCCACCGGCGTGCTTGCCGCCGCGGAGCATCTGCGCCGATCCCGCGCCTGA
- the der gene encoding ribosome biogenesis GTPase Der, with product MGAEDEYEGGDDNIAENLANLDEELAEQRAATLRASLADYELDEEDADLLEGLTLGEDGIEYFPALPVVAIVGRPNVGKSALVNRILGRREAVVEDTPGVTRDRVTYKAEWMDRRFTVVDTGGWEPDARGIDASVAAQAEIAIDLCDVVLFVVDAMVGATSTDEHVVRLLRKSGKPVFLVANKIDDARHEPEAAALWSLGLGNPYPVSAIHGRGVADLLDEVMKVLPEISAVAGHEVGGPRRVAILGRPNVGKSSLLNKAAGEERVVVNDLAGTTRDPVDELVELGGRLWRFVDTAGIRRRVHLQQGADFYASLRTSAALEKAEVAVVVLDVSESLSEQDVRIIDLVIESGRALVLAFNKWDRLNDVDLENADRRRYLEREIEQDLAHVAWAPRVNISARTGRHLDRLVPALETALESWDTRIPTGKFNAFLAELVAEHPHPLRGGKQPRILFGTQASTRPPTFVLFTTGFLDPGYRRFIQRRLREIWGFEGTPIITNMRVREKRQRA from the coding sequence ATGGGCGCTGAAGACGAGTACGAGGGCGGCGACGACAACATCGCCGAGAACCTCGCCAACCTCGACGAGGAACTGGCCGAGCAGCGCGCTGCGACCCTGCGCGCCAGCCTCGCCGACTACGAGCTCGATGAGGAAGACGCGGATCTGCTCGAGGGACTCACGCTCGGCGAGGACGGCATCGAGTACTTCCCCGCGCTGCCGGTCGTCGCGATCGTGGGGCGTCCGAACGTCGGCAAGTCCGCACTCGTGAACCGCATCCTCGGCCGGCGCGAGGCAGTCGTCGAGGACACGCCGGGCGTGACCCGCGACCGCGTCACGTACAAGGCAGAGTGGATGGATCGCCGCTTCACGGTCGTCGACACGGGCGGGTGGGAGCCTGATGCCCGCGGTATCGACGCCTCGGTCGCCGCCCAGGCGGAGATCGCGATCGACCTGTGCGATGTCGTGCTGTTCGTCGTCGACGCGATGGTGGGGGCGACCTCCACCGACGAGCACGTCGTTCGCCTGCTGCGCAAGAGCGGCAAGCCGGTCTTCCTCGTCGCCAACAAGATCGACGACGCCCGCCACGAACCCGAAGCCGCCGCGCTGTGGAGCCTGGGTCTGGGCAATCCGTACCCGGTCTCAGCGATCCACGGTCGCGGAGTCGCCGACCTCCTCGACGAGGTCATGAAAGTCCTCCCGGAGATCTCCGCCGTCGCAGGACACGAGGTCGGCGGTCCGCGACGGGTCGCCATCCTCGGCCGCCCGAACGTCGGCAAGTCCTCGCTGCTGAACAAGGCCGCCGGCGAGGAGCGCGTCGTCGTCAACGATCTGGCAGGCACCACACGCGACCCGGTCGACGAACTGGTCGAGCTGGGCGGCAGACTGTGGCGATTCGTCGACACCGCCGGCATCCGCCGTCGGGTCCACCTGCAGCAGGGTGCCGACTTCTACGCGAGCCTTCGCACATCGGCCGCGCTGGAGAAGGCGGAGGTGGCTGTCGTCGTCCTCGACGTCAGCGAGTCGCTGAGCGAGCAGGACGTGCGGATCATCGACCTGGTGATCGAATCCGGTCGCGCGCTCGTCCTCGCCTTCAACAAATGGGACCGCCTCAACGACGTCGATCTCGAGAACGCCGACCGCCGTCGCTACCTCGAGCGCGAGATCGAGCAGGACCTCGCCCACGTCGCATGGGCGCCGCGCGTCAACATCTCCGCGCGCACCGGCCGTCACCTCGATCGGCTGGTCCCCGCGCTGGAGACCGCACTCGAGTCGTGGGACACCCGCATCCCGACGGGGAAGTTCAACGCGTTCCTGGCCGAGCTGGTCGCCGAGCACCCGCATCCGCTGCGGGGCGGTAAGCAGCCGCGCATCCTGTTCGGAACGCAGGCCTCCACGCGTCCGCCGACGTTCGTGCTGTTCACGACCGGGTTCCTCGACCCGGGCTACCGCCGCTTCATCCAGCGTCGCCTGCGGGAGATCTGGGGCTTCGAAGGAACCCCGATCATCACGAACATGCGCGTGCGCGAGAAGCGCCAGCGCGCCTAG